From Euwallacea similis isolate ESF13 chromosome 11, ESF131.1, whole genome shotgun sequence, the proteins below share one genomic window:
- the Cpr67B gene encoding uncharacterized protein Cpr67B, which translates to MRIYVVLLASLCTLQRLKAEETRLLDLEPNDAQNLIEQQDQTLKYAPKIESDAPAVRFLGSEPHNVLEDIYLAKQYHGQDGVGGYLYGYQVPDIAKNEQKKPSGDLKGAYNYINGAGQEIKVEYWDDGTGFHQNDNVAEILPQDSPEVKAVKDEFLKRWAEEAERNTHPVETPYNSEGQYASGPLSVQGQKERAQFFATLPPQPRYIQPQPQPQPQYRASVTQKSSSSNHAQYQAAASVPHEATVQLRNPSPVVRSSTPESQDDGSYVADEEGKYVPGKDEEPTGPPKGFFYAFDYPVGIITKDQGRALPVGGDSNLKNVYEQNKQRFERQLNQGQASGSSQYLIH; encoded by the exons ATGAGGATTTACGTCGTTTTG ttgGCGTCATTATGCACGCTACAAAGGTTGAAAGCAGAAGAGACAAGACTCTTAGACTTGGAACCCAATGATGCCCAGAATCTCATCGAACAGCAAGATCAAACTCTGAAATATGCGCCTAAAATTGAGTCAGATGCGCCAGCAGTACGGTTTTTAG gTTCAGAACCCCACAATGTACTAGAGGATATTTACCTAGCTAAGCAGTACCATGGTCAAGATGGAGTGGGAGGCTACCTGTATGGTTATCAAGTTCCAGATATTGCGAAAAATGAGCAAAAGAAACCTTCTGGTGATTTGAAGGGAGCCTATAATTACATAAATGGAGCTGGTCAAGAAatcaaa GTTGAATATTGGGACGATGGCACCGGTTTCCACCAAAACGATAACGTAGCTGAAATTTTACCTCAAGATTCTCCCGAAGTTAAAGCAGTTAAAGACGAGTTCTTGAAACGATGGGCTGAAGAAGCTGAAAGGAATACCCACCCCGTAGA GACACCCTATAATAGTGAAGGACAATACGCTAGTGGACCACTCTCAGTCCAAGGCCAAAAAGAAAGAGCTCAGTTCTTTGCTACTTTACCCCCACAGCCAAGATATATTCAGCCACAGCCACAACCACAACCACAATACCGAG CATCTGTGACCCAGAAGAGCAGCAGCTCGAATCATGCACAATACCAAGCAG CTGCCTCTGTACCACATGAAGCTACCGTTCAGTTAAGGAATCCTTCACCAGTGGTCCGTTCTTCAACTCCCGAATCTCAAGATGACGGTTCTTATGTAGCGGATGAAGAAGGCAAATACGTTCCAGGAAAAGATGAAGAACCTACAGGACCCCCTAAAGGATTCTTTTATGCCTTTGACTATCCAGTTGGTATTATTACTAAGGACCAAGGTAGAGCTCTTCCTGTAGGTGGAgactcaaatttgaaaaatgtctaCGAGCAAAACAAACAAAGGTTTGAGAGACAGTTGAATCAAGGACAAGCCAGCGGAAGCAGTCAATATCTGATCCACTAA